One window from the genome of Bufo bufo chromosome 4, aBufBuf1.1, whole genome shotgun sequence encodes:
- the LOC120998339 gene encoding gastrula zinc finger protein XlCGF57.1-like — MEEWEYIEGHKDMYEEAMMEAPRPLTSPEHKRENSGGTFILSLDHIVEDEDIGQRSSGINLVTCNVHPGLHRTDLSYNASNYKEPSPDQSQIVTTSTGQKGGKRFQCVECGKKFTHRSGLFAHSRMHTGEKPFSCSTCGKCFIYRSKLVTHEKFHAGEKPYACSECGKGFTQKSDLITHQRIHTGEKPFSCSECGKGFITNHHLKLHLRIHTGEKPYSCSECGKCFNDKSRLHTHERTHRGDKPFKCLECGKCFIHKSDLVAHEKSHTGEKPFSCSECGKCFITKDKLKLHQKSHTGEKPYSCSECGKCFMQKSDLITHDRIHTGEKPFSCSECGRCFITKHHLKLHQKIHTGEKPYSCSECGKCFTDKSRLHKHERSHIGEKPFKCLECGKCFTHKSDLIAHERSHTGEKPFSCSECGKGFISKHNLKVHQRIHTGEKPYSCSECEKCFNSKHSLKVHQRYHTGEKPYSCSECGKYFANKSDLVRHEKNHTGEK, encoded by the coding sequence AACATAAAAGAGAGAACTCTGGAGGAACCTTCATTTTATCACTAGATCATATAGTAGAAGATGAAGATATCGGGCAGCGCTCTTCAGGAATAAACCTCGTTACCTgtaatgtacatccaggacttcacagaACAGATCTGTCATATAATGCTTCTAATTATaaggaaccttctcctgaccaatcacagattgttaccacAAGTACCGGGCAGAAAGGGGGTAAAAGATTTCAGTGTGTGGAATGTGGAAAAAAATTTACACATCGTTCCGGTCTTTTTGCTCACAGTAGAatgcacacaggagagaagccattttcatgttcaacatgtgggaaatgttttatatatAGATCAAAACTTGTTACACATGAGAAGTTTCacgcaggagagaagccgtatgcatgttcagaatgtgggaaaggttTTACACAAAAGTCAGATCTTATTACGcaccagagaattcacacaggagagaaaccattttcatgttcagaatgtgggaaaggttTTATTACTAATCACCACCTTAAACTTCATCtgcgaattcacacaggagagaaaccatattcatgttcagaatgtgggaaatgttttaatgaTAAATCACGTCTTCATACACATGAAAGAACCCACAGAGGAGATAAGCCATTtaaatgtttagaatgtgggaaatgttttatacatAAGTCGGATCTTGTTGCACACGagaaaagtcacacaggggagaagccattttcatgttcagaatgtgggaaatgttttatcacCAAAGACAAGCTCAAGCTTCATCagaaaagtcacacaggagagaagccgtattcatgttcagaatgtgggaaatgttttatgcaAAAGTCAGACCTCATTACACATgacagaattcacacaggagagaaaccattttcatgttcagaatgtggaagatGTTTTATTACTAAACACCACCTCAAGcttcatcagaaaattcacacaggagagaagccatattcatgttcagaatgtggaaaatgttttacagataaatcacgTCTTCATAAACATGAAAGAAGTCacataggagagaagccatttaaatgtttagaatgtggaaaatgttttactcaTAAGTCAGATCTCATtgcacatgagagaagtcacacaggggagaagcccttttcatgttcagaatgtgggaaaggttTTATTTCTAAACACAACCTCAAGgttcatcagagaattcacacaggagagaagccatattcatgttcagaatgtgagaaatgttttaattCTAAACACAGCCTCAAGGTTCATCAGAggtatcacacaggagaaaagccatattcatgttcagaatgtggaaaatattTTGCtaataaatcagatcttgttagacatgaaaaaaatcacacaggagagaagtga